The following are encoded in a window of Rubellicoccus peritrichatus genomic DNA:
- a CDS encoding CmpA/NrtA family ABC transporter substrate-binding protein produces MSNIKDPFDPNQNIWDECGETTDSDSRPDHFIDMLESPMERENQSFLNKRAQESGDGVGLSRALEGSVLKSIFKTDLNRRRFLKGVGSATAFGILSQFIPIQSLHAMAEDAKSKIEKKKLKIGFVPITCATPIIAGHALGFYDKYGLEVDIIKTAGWAVARDKCMNGEYDASHLLAPMPAAMSLGLGSAAQDWRMVTNVNTNGQAIVLANKHKNRQDPSTWKGMKFGVPFEYSMHNLLLRLYVAEHGIDPDKDIQIRVVPPPEMVANLRAENVDGYLAPDPFNQRAVYDGVGFIHKLTKDIWDQHPCCCFGISQQFIDENPNTFIVLLTAILDATATAERSDQRVRFAESMAPRNYLNQPSAVLKQILTGVYPDGQGNIKKVPDRISFMPFPSQSMGTWILGQMRRWDYIKDDVDYKGISDEIFMSADVKKRMLEMANHNKNLNWTDIPDTKYPVYDVYGKDFDPNQINEYIDTFEITRSI; encoded by the coding sequence ATGAGTAACATAAAAGATCCATTCGATCCAAATCAGAACATCTGGGACGAGTGTGGTGAAACCACTGATTCAGACAGCCGCCCAGATCACTTCATTGATATGCTCGAGTCTCCCATGGAGCGAGAGAATCAATCCTTCCTTAACAAACGTGCACAAGAGTCTGGCGATGGTGTTGGCTTAAGTCGAGCGCTGGAAGGTTCCGTACTCAAAAGTATCTTCAAAACCGACTTGAATCGCAGAAGATTCCTTAAAGGTGTAGGCTCCGCAACCGCATTCGGTATTCTTAGTCAGTTCATTCCAATTCAATCGCTGCACGCGATGGCGGAGGACGCAAAGTCCAAGATCGAAAAGAAGAAACTCAAGATTGGCTTCGTTCCAATCACTTGTGCTACGCCCATTATCGCGGGCCACGCGCTGGGGTTCTATGACAAATATGGCCTCGAAGTAGACATCATAAAAACCGCAGGTTGGGCGGTTGCTCGGGACAAGTGCATGAATGGTGAATACGACGCCTCACACCTGCTTGCACCAATGCCTGCTGCGATGTCACTCGGCCTAGGTTCCGCTGCTCAAGACTGGCGCATGGTGACCAACGTGAACACAAATGGTCAGGCCATTGTTTTAGCAAACAAGCACAAGAACCGCCAAGACCCATCCACCTGGAAGGGCATGAAGTTCGGTGTGCCATTTGAGTACTCGATGCACAACCTGCTCTTACGTCTCTATGTCGCTGAACACGGTATCGATCCGGATAAGGACATCCAAATCCGCGTGGTTCCACCACCTGAAATGGTTGCCAACCTCCGCGCAGAAAACGTCGATGGTTACCTTGCGCCAGACCCATTCAATCAGCGGGCGGTTTACGACGGTGTCGGTTTCATCCACAAGTTGACAAAGGATATCTGGGATCAGCACCCATGCTGCTGCTTTGGTATCAGCCAGCAATTCATAGATGAGAATCCGAATACCTTCATCGTTCTGTTAACCGCGATTCTCGATGCAACCGCAACCGCTGAGCGTTCTGACCAGCGTGTCCGCTTTGCCGAGTCGATGGCACCTCGCAATTATCTGAACCAGCCATCAGCGGTTCTGAAGCAAATCCTCACCGGGGTTTATCCAGATGGTCAAGGCAACATTAAGAAAGTGCCAGACCGTATCTCCTTCATGCCATTCCCATCACAGTCAATGGGCACATGGATCCTCGGCCAAATGCGTCGCTGGGACTACATCAAAGACGACGTCGATTATAAAGGAATCTCGGACGAGATCTTTATGTCTGCAGACGTTAAAAAGCGCATGCTAGAGATGGCTAACCACAACAAAAATCTTAACTGGACTGATATTCCTGACACCAAGTATCCGGTCTATGATGTTTACGGTAAAGACTTCGATCCGAATCAGATCAATGAGTACATCGATACTTTCGAGATCACACGTTCCATCTAA
- a CDS encoding CmpA/NrtA family ABC transporter substrate-binding protein, with amino-acid sequence MLNRDFKRNIKIGYVPMLDCASLIIARELGYFQKYDVSVVLSREAGWASVREKLINGELHASHAPASMVFELTCGLGVLKTPSLTGLVTALNGNAITLSNELWDLGVRDARTLKKVIDKFRGKRIFTFAGVLNYSSQHYLMRDWLLSGGIDPERDVRMAIVPPPLVSSNLQKGYLDGYCVAEPWSTNCVQNGRGWVACLTSDFSPYHIEKVFVVTEAFDSRQHEEHLAILRALMDAADFCDKPENREQVAQILAQTQYLDLPIESLKETLVGPFNLGNGRTANADEAIIFSRNDAGRPTAGKASWVLEQIRRHKLDLSNPSLNSDLIASVYREDIYEEAIVGLSSGSQENREQTESLALADRT; translated from the coding sequence ATGCTCAATCGTGATTTTAAGAGAAATATCAAAATCGGTTATGTTCCTATGTTGGATTGCGCCAGTTTGATTATTGCACGCGAGCTTGGCTATTTTCAAAAGTATGATGTCAGCGTTGTTTTGAGCAGAGAAGCCGGTTGGGCCTCTGTTCGAGAAAAACTCATCAACGGTGAGTTACACGCATCCCATGCCCCGGCGAGCATGGTTTTTGAACTGACTTGCGGTCTTGGTGTCCTGAAAACCCCAAGTCTGACCGGACTGGTTACTGCGCTGAACGGCAATGCAATCACACTTTCAAACGAGTTATGGGACTTGGGTGTTAGGGATGCTAGAACCCTCAAGAAAGTCATTGATAAGTTTCGTGGTAAGCGGATTTTCACCTTTGCAGGTGTCTTAAATTACTCATCGCAGCATTATTTAATGCGAGATTGGCTGCTCTCTGGAGGCATCGACCCGGAGCGGGATGTGCGCATGGCCATCGTCCCTCCCCCACTCGTCTCGTCAAATCTACAGAAGGGCTATCTTGACGGATACTGTGTTGCGGAGCCATGGAGCACCAACTGTGTCCAAAACGGCAGAGGATGGGTCGCTTGCTTAACCTCAGATTTTTCGCCCTACCACATTGAGAAAGTATTTGTAGTCACGGAAGCTTTCGATTCCAGACAGCATGAAGAACATCTTGCCATTCTAAGGGCGTTAATGGACGCAGCAGATTTTTGCGATAAACCGGAAAACCGAGAGCAAGTCGCCCAGATCCTAGCACAAACACAGTATCTAGACCTCCCCATTGAAAGCCTGAAGGAAACGTTGGTTGGCCCCTTTAATCTAGGAAACGGCCGAACGGCCAATGCCGACGAGGCTATTATCTTCTCAAGGAACGACGCAGGAAGGCCCACGGCCGGCAAGGCAAGCTGGGTGCTCGAGCAAATCCGAAGGCATAAACTCGATCTGTCAAATCCGTCACTCAATAGCGACCTGATAGCTTCGGTCTATCGTGAAGATATTTATGAGGAGGCAATCGTGGGACTTAGCTCTGGGAGCCAGGAAAACCGCGAACAAACGGAATCATTAGCTTTAGCAGATCGAACTTAA
- a CDS encoding ABC transporter permease, translating to MNTKRIWTAVLLSVGFFLAFLAIWHVTTHVEKTKADSITLSSDEVGQLTAAGMSETDMQIYAEKGLKFDQIEQIANMGLTHEDLEMAGGIEAFGFTTGGAAEEATTGFPSPALVWKEAYYQLSDPFYDRGPNDKGIGTQLKYSLFRVGTGFLLAVIVAVPLGFVIGMFPLLNMALMPYIQVLKPISPLAWLPVALYLIKDSEQASIFVIFVCSIWPMLINTAYGVSSTKKDWINIAKTLELSQFKTAWSVVLPAASPTILTGMRISLSIAWLVIVAAEMVIGGIGVGYFVWNEWNGLNLASMIFAIFIIGVVGLILDLILGQLVKTFTYQE from the coding sequence ATGAACACAAAGCGAATCTGGACTGCAGTACTTTTGTCCGTCGGCTTCTTTCTGGCATTTCTTGCCATATGGCATGTAACCACACATGTCGAGAAGACCAAAGCCGATTCAATAACCCTTAGTTCTGATGAAGTGGGGCAGCTTACTGCTGCCGGTATGTCGGAAACCGACATGCAAATCTATGCCGAGAAAGGCCTAAAGTTCGACCAAATCGAGCAGATCGCCAACATGGGCCTGACCCATGAAGACCTCGAAATGGCAGGTGGCATAGAGGCCTTTGGCTTCACTACAGGCGGCGCAGCTGAAGAAGCTACCACGGGATTCCCAAGCCCAGCCTTGGTTTGGAAAGAGGCCTATTACCAACTCTCGGACCCCTTCTACGACCGGGGTCCGAACGACAAAGGTATCGGCACTCAGCTCAAGTATTCCCTCTTCCGCGTTGGCACTGGTTTTCTCCTGGCCGTCATAGTTGCCGTCCCCCTTGGATTCGTGATCGGCATGTTCCCCTTGTTGAACATGGCTTTGATGCCCTACATCCAAGTTCTCAAACCTATTTCACCACTGGCCTGGCTTCCAGTCGCCCTCTACCTGATTAAAGATTCTGAACAGGCTTCGATTTTTGTCATCTTTGTATGCTCCATCTGGCCAATGTTGATCAACACAGCCTACGGCGTTTCCAGCACCAAAAAGGACTGGATCAATATCGCCAAGACGCTCGAGCTCAGCCAATTCAAAACTGCCTGGTCAGTTGTACTCCCGGCAGCCTCCCCCACAATTCTCACCGGCATGCGCATTTCACTCAGCATCGCCTGGCTGGTGATCGTCGCTGCGGAAATGGTTATTGGAGGCATCGGAGTGGGTTACTTCGTCTGGAACGAATGGAACGGACTCAATCTCGCCAGCATGATCTTCGCGATTTTCATCATCGGCGTCGTAGGCCTCATACTAGACCTGATCTTGGGGCAACTCGTTAAAACTTTCACCTACCAAGAGTAA